In the Palaeococcus pacificus DY20341 genome, one interval contains:
- a CDS encoding FUN14 domain-containing protein, with the protein MDFNLSGIAGDMGVGGIVGFITGYALKKFIKLVLALMGAYIISLFWLQQKGVITINTDALFNLTEKTAGQALGLGDKILGILPGGGAFVVAFYLGFTKG; encoded by the coding sequence ATGGACTTCAATTTAAGTGGAATTGCTGGTGATATGGGTGTTGGTGGTATTGTTGGCTTCATCACTGGATACGCTTTGAAAAAGTTCATAAAACTAGTTTTAGCGCTGATGGGTGCTTACATTATAAGTCTGTTCTGGCTCCAGCAGAAGGGAGTAATAACAATAAACACAGATGCCCTGTTTAATTTGACGGAGAAAACAGCTGGACAAGCTCTTGGCTTAGGAGACAAAATTTTAGGAATTCTCCCTGGAGGAGGAGCTTTTGTAGTGGCATTCTACTTAGGCTTCACAAAGGGGTAA
- a CDS encoding ATP-dependent helicase translates to MVRLAQRAYTDEEIYEILVDPVREWFKRKFKTFTPPQRYAVVEIHKGENVLISSPTGSGKTLSAFLAAINELILLGKEGKLEDKIYVLYISPLRALNNDIRRNLEEPLREIREVAKELGYELPEIRVAVRTSDTSSYQKQKMVKKPPHILITTPESLAIALNAPKFSQRLKTVKYVIVDEVHALAENKRGTHLALSLERLQNLAGEFVRIGLSATIHPLEEVAKFVFGFNDDETPRSGLIVDVSFAKKTEIKVESVVEDLVYTDAGTLSEALYRRLDGLIEKHRTVLIFTNTRSGAERVAYHLKKRFPKYAELIEAHHSSLSRDVRLEVEERLKRGELRAVVSSTSLELGIDIGSIDLVVLIGSPKSVNRALQRIGRAGHRLHEISKGAIIVLDRDDLVECTVLAHNARNKRLDRIRIPQNSLDVLVQHVLGMALEGVWEVEDAYKLVRRAYPYRNLSFEDFMSVLRYLAGEYAGLEEKKVYAKIWLDEEEGKFGRRGKMTRAIYYMNIGTIPDEAKIDVYTLDKRFIGTVEEEFAERLMPGDIFVLAGRTYEFKKSRGNRIYVQSREGAKPTIPAWFSEMLPLSFDLALDVQKFRREVKQLLENRRTKRFLMKKYGIDEKAARAILGYFREQAKYSIIPDDETLLVEEVLEENRAKYFFHTLIGRRANEALSRTFAYLVSKKKRTNVGIAISDNGFMLILPRNKKLSEEEIKALFQIRDLRETLKKALDNTELLKRRFRHVANRGLLILRRYMGRKKSLSRQQLNAQTLLRLLKKNHPDFPLLKEVYREIMEDKMDIENAELFLSWVKEGKIKVVFERNELPSPFAFNLEVIGASDVVLMEDRRELIKQLHKKIMAMIKEGEKTKAQLPAS, encoded by the coding sequence ATGGTAAGACTTGCCCAGAGAGCCTACACAGATGAAGAGATTTACGAGATATTAGTCGATCCAGTTAGGGAATGGTTTAAGCGAAAGTTCAAAACTTTCACGCCTCCCCAGAGGTATGCAGTTGTGGAAATTCACAAAGGGGAGAATGTTTTAATTTCTTCGCCAACAGGGAGTGGAAAAACCCTCTCAGCTTTTTTAGCAGCAATTAACGAGCTTATTCTCCTCGGCAAAGAGGGCAAGCTTGAGGATAAAATTTACGTTCTTTACATTTCACCTCTTAGGGCTCTAAACAACGACATTAGGAGAAACCTGGAGGAGCCGCTTAGGGAAATCAGAGAGGTTGCAAAGGAGCTCGGCTACGAATTACCCGAGATTAGGGTTGCTGTCAGAACAAGCGACACGTCTAGCTATCAAAAGCAGAAGATGGTTAAAAAGCCTCCGCACATCTTAATCACAACTCCTGAGAGTCTTGCAATTGCTTTAAACGCCCCCAAGTTCAGCCAAAGGCTGAAAACGGTTAAATACGTCATAGTTGATGAAGTCCACGCTTTAGCCGAGAATAAGCGCGGCACACACTTAGCCCTAAGCTTGGAGAGATTGCAGAATTTAGCTGGCGAATTTGTGAGAATTGGATTAAGCGCTACAATCCACCCCCTTGAAGAGGTAGCTAAGTTCGTCTTCGGATTTAATGACGACGAAACGCCGAGGAGTGGGCTAATCGTTGATGTAAGCTTTGCAAAAAAGACGGAAATAAAGGTTGAGAGCGTCGTTGAAGACTTGGTTTACACAGATGCTGGAACATTAAGTGAAGCTCTCTACAGGAGGTTAGATGGACTAATTGAGAAGCATAGAACCGTTTTAATTTTCACGAACACGAGGAGCGGAGCTGAGAGAGTAGCCTATCACTTGAAGAAGCGCTTTCCAAAATATGCCGAGCTGATAGAGGCTCATCACTCGAGTCTCTCAAGAGATGTTCGTTTGGAAGTTGAGGAGAGGTTGAAGAGAGGAGAGCTCAGGGCTGTTGTATCTTCAACAAGCTTGGAGTTGGGGATAGACATTGGAAGCATTGACCTCGTCGTCTTAATCGGCTCTCCAAAGAGCGTAAACAGGGCTTTGCAGAGAATTGGAAGGGCAGGTCATAGGCTTCACGAGATCAGTAAAGGGGCAATTATCGTGTTAGATAGAGATGATTTGGTAGAGTGCACGGTTTTAGCTCACAATGCGAGGAATAAGCGTTTGGATAGAATTAGGATACCTCAAAATTCACTGGATGTTTTAGTTCAGCACGTCTTAGGAATGGCTCTTGAGGGAGTTTGGGAGGTTGAAGATGCTTACAAGCTCGTGAGGAGAGCTTATCCCTACAGAAACTTGAGCTTTGAGGACTTCATGAGCGTGCTTAGATATCTGGCGGGAGAATATGCTGGACTTGAGGAGAAGAAAGTTTATGCAAAGATTTGGCTCGATGAAGAGGAAGGAAAGTTTGGAAGAAGGGGCAAGATGACGAGAGCGATTTACTACATGAACATCGGCACAATCCCAGATGAAGCTAAAATTGATGTCTATACTTTGGATAAACGTTTTATCGGGACAGTTGAGGAAGAATTTGCTGAGCGCTTGATGCCAGGGGATATTTTCGTTTTAGCGGGCAGAACTTATGAGTTCAAGAAGTCAAGAGGAAATAGAATATACGTGCAGTCCAGGGAGGGTGCAAAGCCCACTATTCCCGCTTGGTTCTCCGAAATGCTTCCTCTCAGTTTTGATTTAGCCTTAGATGTCCAAAAGTTTAGAAGGGAAGTGAAGCAGCTCTTAGAAAACCGGAGAACCAAGAGGTTTTTGATGAAAAAGTACGGTATTGATGAAAAAGCCGCCAGAGCAATTCTCGGCTACTTTAGAGAGCAGGCCAAGTACTCAATTATCCCGGACGATGAGACGCTTTTGGTGGAGGAAGTTTTGGAGGAAAATAGGGCCAAATACTTCTTCCACACGCTTATTGGAAGGAGAGCTAATGAAGCATTGAGCAGGACATTCGCCTACCTTGTGAGCAAAAAGAAGAGGACAAACGTTGGAATTGCTATATCAGACAACGGCTTTATGTTGATTCTCCCAAGAAACAAGAAATTAAGCGAGGAAGAAATTAAAGCGCTCTTCCAGATTAGAGATCTCAGAGAAACATTGAAGAAAGCCTTAGACAACACGGAGCTTTTGAAAAGGCGCTTTAGGCACGTTGCTAACCGCGGATTGTTAATCTTGAGGCGCTACATGGGAAGAAAAAAGAGCTTAAGCAGGCAACAATTAAATGCTCAAACTCTCCTCCGCTTGTTGAAAAAGAACCATCCGGACTTCCCGCTCCTTAAAGAAGTTTATCGCGAAATAATGGAAGACAAGATGGACATAGAAAATGCCGAGCTTTTTTTGAGCTGGGTTAAAGAAGGAAAAATCAAAGTCGTTTTTGAGAGGAACGAGCTGCCAAGTCCGTTTGCATTCAACTTAGAGGTCATTGGAGCGAGCGACGTGGTTTTGATGGAAGACAGGAGAGAATTAATTAAACAATTGCACAAAAAGATAATGGCAATGATAAAGGAAGGAGAAAAGACTAAAGCTCAACTCCCAGCGTCTTAA
- a CDS encoding ArsR family transcriptional regulator, giving the protein MADDKEVERLAKELESLRTAMSQLMKSFEIASQLAQNYLKLVNIYAQHGDLSIDVVIPQIRHDQIARDIVKILFDTKGGNISQIARELKAKRGKASRNTVREKIKHLVEIGVVDEVNSEKGKTYTLRKEVINKWLELIGIPIKFDQL; this is encoded by the coding sequence ATGGCGGATGACAAAGAAGTCGAGAGACTTGCAAAAGAGCTTGAAAGCCTCAGAACGGCCATGAGCCAGCTCATGAAAAGCTTTGAAATAGCCTCACAGCTTGCACAGAACTACTTAAAGCTTGTAAATATCTATGCCCAGCACGGAGACCTAAGCATTGATGTGGTTATCCCCCAAATAAGGCACGACCAAATTGCCCGTGATATAGTCAAAATTCTTTTTGATACTAAAGGGGGCAACATAAGCCAAATAGCAAGGGAATTAAAAGCCAAACGAGGGAAAGCTTCTAGGAACACAGTTAGGGAAAAAATAAAGCATCTCGTGGAGATTGGTGTCGTGGATGAGGTCAACAGTGAAAAAGGGAAAACCTACACCTTGCGAAAAGAAGTGATCAATAAGTGGTTAGAATTAATCGGTATTCCCATCAAGTTTGACCAACTATAG
- a CDS encoding ArsR/SmtB family transcription factor, translated as MGSNIEMGRLLDVLGNETRRRILLMLTKRPYFVSELSQELKVGQKAVLEHLKILEEAGLIEGRVEKIPRGRPRKYYEIKRGFRLEVLLTPHLFGTEMYEPGKPKRAGEYEHAKALIKAQEPIEVKMKEISNFLMEIEDKIQEYLKMKAELEEVRLLMESYLDNLMRRLAQESEEEFERVWREIEKTLPDDILKEVKRIRKEIYRL; from the coding sequence ATGGGCTCAAATATAGAGATGGGGAGACTTTTGGATGTGTTGGGGAATGAGACGAGACGGAGAATACTCCTCATGCTCACTAAGAGGCCATACTTTGTTAGCGAGCTTTCTCAGGAGCTTAAGGTAGGACAAAAAGCTGTCCTAGAGCATTTAAAAATTTTGGAAGAAGCTGGCCTCATAGAGGGGAGGGTTGAAAAGATACCTAGGGGGAGGCCCAGAAAGTACTACGAGATAAAGCGCGGCTTTAGGCTGGAAGTTCTCCTAACTCCACACTTGTTCGGCACTGAGATGTACGAACCAGGGAAGCCAAAGAGAGCAGGAGAGTACGAACACGCTAAGGCCTTAATAAAGGCTCAGGAACCCATAGAGGTCAAGATGAAGGAGATATCTAACTTTTTGATGGAGATTGAAGACAAGATACAGGAGTATCTTAAAATGAAGGCTGAGCTTGAAGAGGTCAGGCTTTTAATGGAGAGTTATCTGGACAACTTAATGAGACGGCTGGCTCAAGAAAGCGAAGAGGAATTTGAGAGAGTGTGGCGTGAAATAGAAAAAACCCTCCCAGATGATATTCTCAAGGAAGTAAAAAGGATTAGAAAGGAAATTTACAGACTTTAG
- a CDS encoding MATE family efflux transporter: protein MDGELRKRLWALAWPAILANISSTLVNLVDMIMVGQLGSLAIASVGLGGQFSWFMMPLMFAVSSGTLALVARFVGAKDFEKAEEVLEQSIYLAFLMGIPVLLLGVFFGDDALKLMGASEEVIELGYSYIKIFFMFYPINFLSFAAFSALRGAGDTKTPMKLSLLMNAANVVLNYLLIFGKFGFPRLEVKGAALASGISIALAFIVGLFLFLSGSLVLKLEPKFKFEVDMVRRILRIGIPATIERILFSFYGFLYISIVTRFGTIALAAHQMGLRVESIAYMPAFGFNVATSALVGQSLGEKNPEKAEKVVYEALKMVSLFMGIMGLVLIVFPRYLVMPFITRNDPNYAEVLRLAAIYLIIVGISEIPLGWIFVLSGALRGAGDTKSPMYVTAISKLLFRILPSYIFGFGISLWIIHIKGMGVIAAWLAMTLETFTSAAMFWWIFKRGRWKEIEV from the coding sequence ATGGATGGTGAGCTTAGGAAGAGGCTCTGGGCACTGGCATGGCCTGCCATATTAGCCAACATCTCCTCCACTTTAGTCAACTTAGTGGACATGATAATGGTAGGTCAGCTTGGCTCTCTAGCAATTGCGAGCGTTGGTCTTGGAGGCCAGTTCTCGTGGTTCATGATGCCCTTAATGTTCGCAGTTTCATCAGGAACTCTCGCTTTAGTTGCAAGATTTGTAGGTGCCAAAGACTTTGAAAAAGCAGAGGAAGTCTTAGAGCAGAGCATCTACTTGGCTTTCTTAATGGGCATTCCGGTTCTCCTCTTAGGAGTCTTCTTTGGTGATGATGCGCTGAAGCTTATGGGAGCGAGTGAAGAAGTGATTGAGCTCGGCTATTCATATATCAAAATCTTCTTCATGTTTTACCCCATCAATTTCTTAAGCTTTGCGGCTTTCTCAGCTCTCAGAGGTGCAGGAGACACAAAGACTCCCATGAAGTTGAGTCTCCTAATGAATGCCGCAAATGTTGTCTTGAATTACCTTTTAATCTTTGGAAAGTTTGGCTTCCCAAGGTTAGAGGTTAAGGGGGCGGCTTTAGCATCTGGCATTTCCATAGCCCTAGCATTCATTGTGGGACTCTTCCTCTTTCTAAGTGGTAGCTTGGTATTGAAGCTCGAACCTAAGTTCAAGTTTGAGGTAGATATGGTTAGGAGAATCCTCAGAATTGGAATTCCGGCAACAATAGAGAGAATCTTATTCAGCTTCTATGGCTTTCTTTATATAAGTATAGTCACTCGCTTTGGAACGATAGCTTTGGCAGCTCACCAGATGGGCCTTAGGGTGGAGAGCATAGCGTACATGCCTGCCTTTGGGTTTAACGTTGCCACCTCCGCTTTGGTTGGGCAGTCTTTGGGAGAGAAAAATCCAGAGAAAGCCGAAAAAGTCGTGTATGAAGCGTTAAAGATGGTATCTCTATTTATGGGCATTATGGGGCTGGTTTTAATTGTCTTCCCAAGATACTTGGTTATGCCATTCATAACCAGGAACGACCCGAACTACGCTGAAGTCCTCCGCCTTGCGGCAATATACCTCATAATCGTCGGAATAAGCGAAATCCCATTGGGCTGGATTTTTGTTCTAAGTGGAGCTCTTAGAGGTGCAGGGGATACAAAGAGCCCCATGTATGTAACTGCAATAAGCAAGCTCCTCTTTAGAATATTGCCCTCATACATCTTTGGTTTTGGGATAAGCCTTTGGATAATTCACATAAAAGGAATGGGCGTTATAGCTGCTTGGCTCGCAATGACTCTCGAGACGTTCACAAGCGCAGCTATGTTCTGGTGGATATTCAAGAGGGGCAGGTGGAAGGAGATTGAGGTTTAG
- a CDS encoding metallophosphoesterase — protein MRLKPLPQKALKLGNNLIIADLHLGYEEALVREGNYIPKAFQEILDDLNSLLMKEKPKRLIINGDLKHSFVPFKREKLELKTFFEEVSPLVKEIVVVKGNHDVGIGWIRELGIEIMDHLELRGWTVVHGDKLVDGERFIIGHEHPAVRLRDEVGALIKVPVFLVDAKLIVLPAFTPWAYGNDVSREIISPFLKKFDTKRAKVLVPLEDEVLDFGEMGTLFEALKKIGNP, from the coding sequence ATGAGATTAAAGCCTCTGCCTCAAAAGGCGCTTAAACTCGGCAATAACTTGATAATAGCTGACCTCCATTTAGGCTACGAAGAGGCCCTCGTTAGAGAAGGGAATTACATTCCAAAAGCATTTCAGGAAATTTTAGATGACCTAAACTCCCTCCTCATGAAAGAGAAGCCAAAGAGGCTTATCATAAACGGAGATTTAAAACACTCATTTGTGCCTTTTAAAAGAGAAAAACTTGAGCTTAAAACGTTTTTTGAAGAGGTTTCTCCTCTTGTGAAGGAGATTGTGGTAGTAAAAGGAAACCACGACGTTGGAATAGGATGGATTAGGGAACTTGGTATTGAGATTATGGATCATCTTGAGCTTAGGGGATGGACAGTTGTTCATGGGGATAAGCTGGTCGATGGAGAGCGCTTTATCATAGGTCACGAGCACCCTGCAGTAAGGCTTAGAGACGAAGTAGGAGCTTTGATAAAGGTGCCTGTATTTTTGGTGGATGCTAAACTAATAGTTCTGCCTGCATTTACGCCCTGGGCCTACGGAAACGACGTGTCGAGAGAGATAATCTCGCCATTCCTGAAAAAATTTGACACAAAAAGAGCTAAGGTTTTAGTTCCACTCGAAGATGAAGTGCTAGATTTTGGAGAGATGGGAACTCTCTTTGAGGCACTTAAAAAGATAGGTAACCCTTAA
- a CDS encoding prolyl oligopeptidase family serine peptidase, which produces MEDEFTWMKNLRDERVLKFVNEENKRFREFLGDLPEKLGGEVRKYYFLPNIRMGAITKRGVFLQINEADRQVIKLLDENKVIVDSKELGEDVLLQGFTVDKEGKRLAYSFSIGGADEGITRVIDVDSGEILEELKPSVWNIIWLEDGYYYARFFRKERTPDGVEAPAERIFLKKGDKHEMVFGKGLPQSYFISMKKSSDEKYILTTVSFGWTKSDIYFGPLERPEEWKRVYESQFRAGPIDYVDGKLYILTYDKEGMGRVIAIEDGREEKEIIPEWEYPLEWAAVVGDKLLASYLVDASSRLRIFTLNGELLEETSFDVLGTLTLLDKSGDEALLKFETFTIPYRLYRFKGKLELLDEIKLEGDYEISEDFATSKDGTKIHYFLVKKKNMRSDKALVFGYGGFAIALTPRFFPHVVPFLERGGTFVMPNLRGGSEYGEKWHRAGMRENKQNVFDDFIAVLEKLKHEGYKVAAWGRSNGGLLVSATLTQRPDVMDAALIGYPVIDMLRFHKLYIGKVWTTEYGDPDNPKDREFLLKYSPYHNVKSQKYPPTMIYTGLYDDRVHPAHAFKFAAKLKEVNAPLYLRVETKSGHMGASPETRVKELTDLIAFVFKTLGVEL; this is translated from the coding sequence ATGGAAGATGAGTTCACTTGGATGAAAAACCTAAGGGATGAAAGGGTCTTGAAGTTTGTTAATGAAGAGAACAAGCGCTTTAGAGAGTTTTTAGGGGATCTACCAGAAAAGCTGGGCGGAGAGGTCAGAAAGTACTATTTCCTTCCCAATATTAGGATGGGAGCAATAACAAAGAGAGGGGTTTTCCTTCAAATAAACGAAGCTGACAGGCAGGTAATAAAGCTCTTGGATGAAAATAAGGTCATAGTAGATTCAAAGGAGCTCGGGGAAGATGTTCTTCTTCAAGGATTTACGGTTGATAAAGAAGGAAAGCGCTTAGCCTACAGCTTTTCAATAGGTGGAGCCGATGAGGGGATAACGAGGGTAATTGACGTTGACAGCGGCGAAATTTTGGAGGAGCTTAAACCATCAGTGTGGAACATCATCTGGTTAGAGGATGGTTATTATTATGCAAGATTCTTCAGAAAGGAGAGAACTCCAGATGGAGTCGAGGCGCCAGCGGAGAGAATTTTCCTGAAGAAAGGAGATAAACACGAAATGGTCTTTGGAAAAGGTCTGCCACAAAGCTACTTTATCTCTATGAAAAAGAGCAGCGATGAGAAATACATTCTAACTACCGTTTCCTTTGGCTGGACTAAGAGCGACATCTATTTTGGGCCGCTGGAGAGGCCGGAGGAGTGGAAGAGGGTTTATGAAAGCCAGTTTAGAGCAGGGCCAATAGATTATGTTGATGGAAAGCTCTACATCCTGACCTACGACAAAGAAGGTATGGGAAGGGTTATAGCAATTGAAGACGGTAGAGAAGAAAAGGAAATAATCCCAGAATGGGAATATCCCCTCGAATGGGCTGCAGTTGTAGGAGATAAACTCTTGGCGAGCTATTTGGTTGACGCTTCCTCACGCTTGAGGATATTCACACTAAATGGGGAGCTCTTAGAGGAGACCAGCTTTGATGTGCTGGGCACATTAACTCTGCTGGATAAAAGCGGAGATGAAGCCCTCCTTAAATTTGAGACCTTTACAATCCCCTACCGTCTCTACCGCTTCAAAGGAAAGCTTGAGCTTCTTGATGAGATCAAGCTCGAAGGAGATTACGAAATAAGTGAAGACTTTGCCACTTCAAAAGACGGCACAAAAATCCACTATTTCCTTGTCAAAAAGAAAAACATGAGAAGCGATAAAGCCTTGGTCTTCGGCTACGGCGGATTTGCAATCGCACTAACACCAAGGTTCTTCCCTCATGTAGTTCCTTTCCTCGAAAGAGGAGGAACTTTTGTTATGCCCAACTTAAGAGGGGGAAGTGAATACGGAGAAAAGTGGCACAGAGCAGGAATGAGAGAAAACAAGCAGAACGTCTTTGATGACTTTATAGCCGTCCTTGAGAAGCTAAAGCATGAAGGATATAAAGTTGCAGCATGGGGAAGGAGCAATGGAGGTTTGCTCGTCTCGGCAACGCTCACGCAAAGGCCAGACGTCATGGATGCAGCTTTGATAGGCTATCCTGTTATAGACATGCTCCGCTTCCATAAGCTCTACATCGGCAAAGTCTGGACCACAGAATATGGCGACCCAGATAATCCAAAAGATAGAGAGTTTTTGCTCAAATATTCCCCCTACCACAACGTTAAATCCCAAAAGTATCCACCTACGATGATTTACACGGGACTTTACGATGATAGAGTACATCCCGCTCATGCATTCAAGTTTGCAGCTAAGCTCAAAGAAGTCAATGCTCCCCTTTATTTGAGAGTTGAGACGAAGAGCGGCCACATGGGAGCCTCGCCGGAGACAAGGGTTAAGGAACTAACGGACTTGATAGCTTTTGTGTTTAAGACGCTGGGAGTTGAGCTTTAG
- a CDS encoding 30S ribosomal protein S17e, with protein sequence MGNIRQGFIKRTARELFDRYPNEFTRDFEHNKKKIEELTNVTSKTIRNRIAGYITKLVRMKEEGKIL encoded by the coding sequence ATGGGAAACATCAGGCAAGGTTTCATTAAAAGGACTGCTAGAGAGCTTTTCGACAGGTACCCAAATGAGTTCACAAGGGACTTTGAGCACAACAAGAAGAAGATCGAAGAGCTAACAAACGTCACAAGCAAGACCATTAGGAACAGAATAGCCGGATACATTACTAAACTCGTTAGAATGAAAGAAGAAGGGAAGATACTCTAA
- a CDS encoding lipopolysaccharide biosynthesis protein → MNYERKVIIKHSLASIVALALFGISRFIYSVLISRKFGLETLGVANSLISQAFLLAMPLSFFAIALGKYSAEFLGRGEDKRIKSAATIGFFSAIFGLLLLPFNVYIALLSTLRAFQLTLRSFLYGIHRGEIYAYVTVTAFIAFLLSFAVPNPYAPYLALLGGITIVGLAYLLKNDFFARPNIREFKILLEYSSMAFLGTLAGVFLVQGPYFMSEKLGSAAVAGKVSASLSAAFLLTYLPQVLQSAIMPLYAYKYGQNDMTYVKKLAEDTTEVLTYTIAIITFGSLIVGREILSYLFGFSLGDEFYIALIAIEVYISYNPSIVALSSTRYIKQSTFLAILGSILTLLSWIFLVPKMGENGTMIGLLIGYATIFLGVALVSKKKLGVSISSYKPLLIALPLQMSFFLSKSLLILALILYLIITRTHLRRILKLLGNIRSDQF, encoded by the coding sequence ATGAACTATGAGAGAAAAGTGATAATCAAGCATTCATTGGCGAGCATCGTAGCGTTGGCACTCTTTGGGATTAGCAGATTCATCTATAGTGTTTTAATCTCTAGAAAATTTGGATTAGAAACACTGGGAGTTGCAAATTCACTCATAAGCCAGGCTTTCCTTCTCGCAATGCCTTTAAGCTTTTTTGCCATTGCTTTAGGCAAATACTCTGCTGAATTCTTAGGGAGAGGTGAAGATAAGCGAATAAAGTCTGCTGCGACAATAGGCTTCTTTTCAGCAATTTTTGGTCTCCTTTTGCTTCCTTTCAACGTTTATATTGCCCTCCTAAGCACTTTGAGAGCATTTCAGCTTACGCTTAGGAGTTTCCTCTACGGAATCCACAGAGGGGAAATCTATGCCTATGTGACGGTAACTGCATTTATAGCGTTTCTTCTATCTTTTGCAGTTCCAAATCCCTACGCCCCTTATTTAGCCCTCTTAGGGGGAATAACTATTGTAGGATTGGCTTATCTTCTAAAGAATGACTTCTTTGCGAGGCCCAACATTAGAGAGTTTAAAATTCTCCTTGAGTACTCTTCTATGGCATTTTTAGGAACTCTTGCAGGGGTGTTTTTAGTTCAGGGACCGTATTTTATGAGTGAAAAACTCGGAAGTGCAGCAGTAGCTGGAAAGGTTTCCGCATCACTCTCCGCAGCTTTTTTATTAACTTATCTTCCTCAAGTCCTCCAATCTGCAATAATGCCCCTCTACGCATATAAGTACGGACAAAATGACATGACTTACGTTAAAAAGCTCGCAGAAGATACAACCGAGGTTTTGACTTACACAATAGCCATAATAACCTTTGGAAGCCTCATTGTAGGGAGGGAAATCCTATCATACCTCTTCGGGTTTTCGCTTGGAGATGAGTTTTACATTGCTCTAATCGCTATTGAGGTGTACATTTCTTACAATCCCTCTATAGTGGCACTATCCTCAACGAGATACATAAAACAGAGCACTTTCCTTGCTATATTGGGAAGTATACTTACTCTGCTCTCATGGATTTTCCTAGTTCCAAAGATGGGCGAAAATGGGACTATGATTGGCCTTTTAATTGGATATGCCACAATATTCCTTGGGGTCGCATTAGTTTCAAAGAAAAAACTTGGAGTGTCAATCTCTTCATATAAGCCACTTTTAATAGCTCTGCCTCTCCAGATGAGCTTCTTCCTTTCTAAATCTCTCCTCATACTTGCTCTGATATTATACCTTATCATTACAAGAACCCACCTGAGAAGAATCTTGAAACTCCTTGGGAACATAAGAAGTGATCAGTTTTGA